Proteins found in one Plectropomus leopardus isolate mb chromosome 9, YSFRI_Pleo_2.0, whole genome shotgun sequence genomic segment:
- the slc7a11 gene encoding cystine/glutamate transporter — protein MTRRSVSTQKDDKVAANGHNGTQSHPRGKQDDKKVGLGKKVTLLRGISMIIGTIIGAGIFISPKGILKHSGSIGMSLIMWIACGVLSLFGALSYAELGTCIKKSGGHYTYILEAFGPQMAFMRLWADLIAIRPAGMAVISLAFGQYILEPLFMPCDVSPLAVKLATAIGITSVMYLNSISVTWTVRIQIFLTFSKLLAISIIIVPGMYQLFKGETKNFENAFEMSNVELSGLPLAFYSGMYAYAGWFYLNFVTEEVDNPERTVPLAICISMGIVTSCYVLANVAYYTVMSAEELLASEAVAVTFAEKLMGNFSIAVPLFVALSCYGSMNGCLFALSRMFYVASREGHLPEVLSMVHVHRHTPLAAVLILYPMTMLQLFVGDIYSLLNFMSFLRWLFIGVVVLGLIYLRYTKPDLHRPFKVPLFIPVVFCLTCFFMVSLSLYSDPVNTGIGFAISLTGIPAYYIFIYFNHRPKWLQRALDSFNRTLQILLLVIPAEQ, from the exons atgaccagaaggTCTGTATCTACTCAAAAAGATGACAAGGTTGCAGCAAATGGACACAATGGGACTCAGTCACATCCCAGGGGGAAACAGGACGACAAGAAGGTGGGCCTGGGGAAGAAGGTGACCCTGCTCCGAGGGATCTCCATGATAATCGGCACCATCATTGGAGCTGGGATCTTCATCTCTCCAAAGGGAATCCTGAAGCACTCGGGCAGTATAGGAATGTCCCTGATAATGTGGATCGCCTGCGGGGTGCTGTCACTCTTCG GAGCCCTGTCCTACGCTGAACTAGGCACTTGTATCAAGAAGTCCGGTGGACATTACACATATATACTGGAAGCCTTTGGACCACAGATGGCTTTCATGAGGCTATGGGCTGATCTTATTGCTATAAG GCCTGCAGGGATGGCAGTCATCTCTCTGGCCTTTGGTCAGTACATTCTGGAGCCTCTATTCATGCCCTGCGATGTCTCCCCCTTGGCTGTCAAACTGGCCACCGCCATCGGCATAA CATCTGTTATGTACCTGAACAGTATAAGCGTGACATGGACCGTGAGGATTCAAATCTTCCTCACCTTCAGCAAGCTGCTGGCCATCAGCATCATCATAGTGCCCGGAATGTACCAGCTCTTTAAAG gAGAGACGAAGAACTTTGAGAATGCCTTTGAGATGAGCAACGTGGAGCTGTCTGGTTTGCCACTGGCCTTCTACTCAGGGATGTATGCATACGCTGGGTG GTTCTATCTGAACTTTGTGACAGAGGAAGTAGATAACCCTGAGCG GACTGTGCCTTTAGCTATCTGTATCTCCATGGGGATTGTGACCTCCTGCTATGTGCTGGCCAATGTGGCGTACTacactgtgatgtcagcagAGGAGCTCCTGGCCTCAGAGGCAGTTGCAGTG ACGTTTGCTGAGAAGCTGATGGGGAACTTCTCGATAGCGGTGCCGCTGTTTGTGGCCCTGTCCTGCTACGGCTCCATGAATGGCTGCCTCTTCGCCTTATCAAG AATGTTCTATGTGGCATCACGTGAGGGACATCTTCCTGAGGTTCTGTCTATGGTCCATGTCCACAGACACACTCCACTGGCTGCTGTCCTTATACTG tACCCTATGACcatgctgcagctgtttgtgggaGACATCTACAGCCTGCTGAACTTCATGAGCTTCCTGCGGTGGCTGTTCATCGGTGTGGTGGTGCTGGGTTTAATCTACCTCCGATACACAAAGCCTGACCTCCACCGCCCCTTCAAG GTCCCGCTCTTCATCCCTGTGGTGTTCTGCCTCACATGTTTCTTCATggtctccctgtctctgtacTCGGACCCAGTCAACACGGGGATTGGATTTGCCATTTCCCTCACTGGCATCCCCGCCTACTACATCTTTATTTACTTCAACCACAGACCAAAGTGGCTTCAGAGGGCTTTAG ATTCCTTTAACAGAACCCTGCAGATCCTCCTGCTTGTCATCCCTGCTGAGCAATAA